A window of Acinetobacter sp. TR3 contains these coding sequences:
- a CDS encoding DUF3142 domain-containing protein produces the protein MLKWLKAIIFTFFIFNLFACQPAQSATSTIDANHFDSFWIWGNIQSAPYLSKAKELYILQGEIRYSKQKHSSILIPQGVSILKLPHQKIWLVFRTHHLVWNEQNYQTVFKRLEHWRNQGNQVQGIQIDFDSQTHDLKEYALFLENFRKRLPPYYQLSITGLLDWTNFKDQKTLTILKNNISELVIQTYQGTTTIPNYPQYLKRISAIQLPYKIGFVQNGLRQNNSNNLNDPHFKGYVIFLLRSKT, from the coding sequence ATGTTGAAGTGGCTGAAAGCAATCATTTTCACTTTTTTTATTTTTAACTTATTTGCTTGCCAACCTGCACAATCCGCAACATCAACAATTGATGCAAATCATTTCGACTCATTTTGGATTTGGGGAAACATTCAATCTGCGCCTTACTTAAGTAAGGCAAAAGAACTGTATATTTTGCAAGGAGAAATTCGATATTCAAAACAAAAACACAGCTCTATATTGATCCCACAAGGTGTTTCTATCTTAAAATTACCACATCAGAAAATTTGGTTAGTTTTTCGAACACATCATCTGGTTTGGAACGAACAAAACTATCAAACTGTTTTCAAACGTTTAGAACATTGGAGGAATCAAGGGAATCAAGTTCAGGGAATTCAAATTGATTTCGACAGTCAAACCCATGATTTAAAAGAATATGCCCTTTTTCTAGAAAATTTCAGAAAAAGACTTCCTCCCTATTATCAACTTAGCATTACAGGATTACTTGACTGGACAAATTTTAAGGATCAGAAAACTTTAACTATTTTGAAAAATAATATCAGTGAACTGGTGATCCAAACCTATCAAGGTACAACCACCATTCCCAATTACCCACAATATTTAAAACGTATCTCTGCAATACAACTGCCTTACAAAATCGGTTTTGTACAAAATGGGTTACGTCAAAATAACTCAAACAATCTTAATGACCCTCATTTTAAAGGCTATGTCATCTTTTTACTTCGATCTAAAACATGA
- the rpsF gene encoding 30S ribosomal protein S6, with protein MRHYEIVLLVHPDQSDQVVGMVERYISQIKEAEGQIHRLEDWGRRQLAYPINKIHKAHYILMNVECGQTTLDELEELFRYNDAIIRNIIIRRENAITEESLLAKSAEEKRARKAQREEAQQAIQEAE; from the coding sequence ATGCGTCACTACGAAATCGTACTACTGGTACACCCAGACCAAAGCGATCAAGTTGTAGGTATGGTTGAACGCTATATCTCTCAGATCAAAGAAGCTGAAGGTCAAATTCACCGTTTAGAAGATTGGGGCCGTCGCCAATTGGCTTACCCAATCAACAAGATTCACAAAGCACACTACATTCTTATGAATGTTGAATGTGGTCAAACGACTCTTGATGAATTAGAAGAATTGTTCCGTTATAACGATGCAATCATTCGTAACATCATTATCCGTCGTGAAAACGCAATTACTGAAGAATCTTTACTTGCTAAGAGTGCTGAAGAAAAACGTGCGCGTAAAGCTCAACGTGAAGAAGCACAACAAGCAATTCAAGAAGCTGAATAA
- the rpsR gene encoding 30S ribosomal protein S18, with translation MARFYRRRKFCRFTAENVAYIDYKDIDTLKQYITENGKIVPSRITGTKARYQRQLALAIKQARYLSLIPYTDNHK, from the coding sequence ATGGCACGTTTTTACCGTCGTCGCAAGTTCTGCCGCTTTACAGCTGAGAATGTTGCGTACATCGACTACAAAGATATCGACACTTTAAAACAGTACATCACTGAAAACGGCAAGATTGTTCCTAGCCGTATTACAGGTACTAAAGCTCGTTATCAACGTCAATTAGCGTTAGCTATTAAACAAGCTCGCTATTTGTCTTTGATTCCGTACACTGACAACCATAAGTAA
- the rplI gene encoding 50S ribosomal protein L9, whose translation MDVILLQRIKNLGKLGDKVSVKAGYGRNFLIPQGKAVAATEANTSAFEARRAELERQEAEVLAAANARAEQLNEVNIVITAKAGDEGKLFGSIGTRDIADALTNAGLVVDRAEVRLPNGALRHTGEFNIAIQLHHDVVAEVLVTIVSE comes from the coding sequence GTGGACGTTATCTTATTACAACGCATTAAGAATCTTGGTAAATTAGGCGACAAAGTATCAGTTAAAGCTGGTTACGGTCGTAACTTCTTGATTCCTCAAGGTAAAGCAGTCGCTGCTACTGAAGCAAACACTTCTGCTTTTGAAGCACGTCGTGCTGAACTTGAAAGACAAGAAGCTGAAGTATTAGCTGCTGCGAATGCACGTGCTGAACAATTGAACGAAGTTAACATTGTAATCACTGCGAAAGCTGGTGACGAAGGTAAACTTTTCGGTTCTATCGGTACTCGTGACATCGCTGATGCTTTAACTAATGCTGGTCTTGTTGTTGACCGTGCAGAAGTTCGTTTACCAAACGGTGCGCTTCGTCACACTGGTGAATTCAACATCGCAATCCAATTGCACCATGATGTTGTTGCTGAAGTTCTCGTTACTATCGTATCTGAGTAA
- the dnaB gene encoding replicative DNA helicase → MSQANANFTKNSPNTESKVSDSGQLKEFRTPPHNLAIEQAVLAALMTVAESFEQVSDLLKENDFYATRHKYIYRAIEKLAQENSPYDAVLVNDWLLKQNLLDAIGGEEYLMQLMADSPSSFYNLEIYANKIKEFSTLRAMIKVSSDILQNAYDTKGRPVSEILDLAETSIFSLAEQHNNNKKDSGPKSISSVTADVISKLDELSKLDGNITGLTTGFLELDNKTSGMQAGDLIIVAARPSMGKTTFAMNLVESVLQYNRLPALVFSMEMPADSIAMRLISAMGKVHQGHLRSGNLDADEWTKVTGTILQLQEMHLYIDDSSALPPTELRARARRIAKMHDGKIGCIMVDYLQLMKVPGMGDNRVGEISEISRSLKALAKEMQCPVIALSQLNRSLENRPNKRPVMSDLRESGAIEQDADLIMFIYRDEVYNKESKEAGTAEIIIGKQRNGPIGSVRLAFEGQYTRFSNLSPEFYAQYDDEE, encoded by the coding sequence ATGTCACAGGCGAATGCCAATTTTACGAAAAATTCTCCAAACACAGAGAGTAAAGTGAGTGACTCAGGTCAATTAAAAGAATTTCGTACACCACCGCACAATCTCGCAATTGAACAAGCTGTATTAGCGGCGTTAATGACAGTTGCCGAATCATTTGAACAAGTCAGCGATTTGCTTAAAGAAAATGATTTTTATGCGACACGTCATAAATATATTTATCGTGCCATCGAAAAACTAGCACAAGAAAACTCGCCTTATGATGCGGTATTGGTCAATGATTGGTTACTCAAACAGAACCTGCTTGATGCAATTGGCGGTGAAGAATATTTAATGCAATTGATGGCAGATTCACCTTCAAGCTTTTACAATCTTGAAATCTATGCCAATAAAATTAAAGAATTTTCAACACTACGTGCAATGATTAAAGTCAGTAGTGATATTTTGCAAAATGCTTATGACACCAAAGGTCGCCCTGTCAGTGAAATCCTAGATTTAGCGGAAACCAGTATTTTTTCTTTGGCCGAACAGCATAACAACAACAAGAAAGATTCAGGGCCAAAATCGATTAGCTCTGTCACTGCTGATGTGATTTCTAAACTCGATGAACTTTCCAAATTAGATGGCAATATTACAGGTTTAACCACAGGTTTCTTAGAGTTAGATAATAAAACCTCAGGTATGCAAGCTGGGGATTTGATTATTGTTGCAGCCCGTCCTTCGATGGGTAAAACTACCTTTGCCATGAACTTAGTTGAAAGTGTACTGCAATACAACCGCTTACCTGCTCTCGTATTCTCAATGGAGATGCCAGCAGATTCGATTGCTATGCGTTTGATCTCAGCAATGGGTAAAGTCCATCAGGGGCATCTACGTTCAGGTAATCTTGATGCAGACGAATGGACCAAAGTCACAGGCACTATTCTTCAATTACAAGAAATGCACCTCTATATCGATGATTCCTCTGCTCTGCCGCCAACCGAACTTCGTGCGCGTGCGCGACGTATTGCCAAAATGCATGATGGAAAAATCGGCTGTATCATGGTCGACTACTTACAGTTGATGAAAGTGCCGGGCATGGGCGATAACCGTGTGGGTGAGATTTCCGAAATTTCTCGAAGCTTAAAAGCATTGGCCAAAGAAATGCAATGCCCTGTCATTGCACTGTCTCAGTTGAACCGTAGTTTGGAGAACAGACCAAATAAACGGCCTGTAATGTCAGATTTACGTGAATCAGGCGCAATCGAGCAAGATGCCGACTTGATCATGTTTATCTATCGTGATGAAGTCTATAACAAAGAGTCTAAAGAAGCTGGTACAGCCGAAATTATTATCGGTAAACAACGTAATGGTCCAATTGGTTCAGTGCGTCTTGCCTTTGAAGGTCAATACACTCGCTTTAGTAACCTTTCACCTGAGTTCTATGCTCAATACGATGACGAGGAATAG
- the alr gene encoding alanine racemase, translating into MRQATVYIDSDALQYNLNRVKQLAPHSKIVSMVKANAYGHGVKDCLAALDATDAFGVACLEEALEIRQLGYTQPITLIEGVFSEDEMQQVIEHKLECLIHQSQQVEWLIQHKQAYNALGLKVWVKLNSGMNRLGFKVTEIIDVIQRLKSEGFSCVLTMHFANADADHPLNEQQKQQFLHVKEACAPILASCCNSAAIYKYPELHFDFVRPGIMLYGASPFADKNIYELDLKPVMTFSAEIIALNQIQQGEFVGYGSSFTASCPSNIAIVSIGYGDGYPRAYLKPNFVAIDQQLVPVIGRVSMDMIAIDVTQVKAELGAKVELWGKHRLVDDVAAANGTIGYELLCRLSNRPIRKVI; encoded by the coding sequence GTGCGCCAAGCAACAGTTTATATTGATAGTGATGCACTACAATATAATTTAAATCGTGTTAAACAACTTGCTCCACATTCAAAAATTGTCAGTATGGTCAAAGCCAATGCCTATGGACATGGAGTTAAAGACTGTTTAGCCGCCTTGGATGCAACAGATGCCTTTGGTGTCGCCTGTTTAGAAGAAGCTTTAGAGATCAGGCAACTCGGATATACTCAGCCAATCACCTTGATTGAGGGTGTATTTTCAGAAGATGAAATGCAACAAGTAATTGAGCACAAACTCGAATGCCTGATTCATCAAAGTCAGCAAGTTGAATGGTTGATTCAGCATAAGCAAGCTTATAATGCTTTGGGCTTAAAAGTTTGGGTCAAGCTAAATAGCGGAATGAACCGTTTAGGCTTTAAAGTGACTGAAATTATCGATGTCATCCAACGTTTAAAATCGGAAGGCTTTAGCTGTGTCCTCACCATGCATTTTGCCAATGCAGATGCCGATCACCCTTTAAATGAACAACAAAAGCAGCAATTTCTCCATGTCAAAGAAGCATGCGCCCCTATCTTAGCATCATGCTGTAACTCTGCTGCGATCTATAAATATCCTGAATTGCATTTCGATTTCGTTCGCCCAGGTATCATGCTTTATGGCGCAAGTCCATTTGCTGACAAAAATATATATGAACTTGATTTAAAGCCTGTAATGACCTTTAGTGCAGAAATCATTGCGCTTAATCAAATTCAACAAGGTGAATTTGTAGGATATGGTTCTAGCTTTACGGCTTCATGCCCATCAAATATTGCCATTGTTTCCATTGGATATGGTGATGGTTACCCACGTGCTTATTTAAAACCAAATTTCGTTGCGATTGATCAACAACTTGTTCCTGTTATTGGTCGTGTCAGCATGGACATGATTGCGATTGACGTTACTCAGGTTAAAGCTGAATTAGGTGCTAAAGTAGAACTATGGGGCAAACATCGACTCGTCGATGATGTCGCTGCGGCAAATGGCACGATTGGTTACGAATTATTATGTCGGTTAAGTAATAGACCCATTCGAAAAGTGATTTAA
- a CDS encoding proteasome-type protease, translated as MTYCCALRLEQGLVLISDTRTNAGVDHISVFRKLHTFGVEGERFIALQTAGNLATTQAVIGHLQNALALHQEPNLYSANTMFEVAELIGKTLRKVLEDVTTDTQEQMNYSCSILVCGQIQGEEMQLYNVYPQGNFICATTDTPYFQIGESKYGKPILDRALHYTMPLDDALRCSLISFDSTLRSNVSVGLPLDALVYHKDSFKIPEGKRIREDDPYFTQISKQWSDTLRRGLQELPKPTTDYGL; from the coding sequence ATGACCTATTGTTGTGCATTAAGATTAGAGCAAGGTTTGGTATTGATTAGTGATACTCGAACTAATGCAGGGGTCGATCATATTTCTGTATTTCGTAAATTACATACCTTTGGTGTTGAAGGTGAGCGTTTTATTGCATTGCAAACAGCAGGTAATTTAGCAACAACACAAGCTGTTATTGGTCATTTACAAAATGCTTTAGCATTACATCAAGAGCCAAATTTATATAGCGCAAATACCATGTTTGAAGTTGCTGAATTAATTGGAAAGACTTTGCGTAAGGTACTCGAGGATGTTACGACCGATACTCAGGAACAGATGAACTACTCGTGTAGTATTTTGGTGTGTGGGCAGATACAGGGTGAGGAAATGCAACTGTATAATGTCTATCCACAAGGTAATTTTATCTGTGCGACTACCGATACCCCATATTTCCAGATTGGTGAAAGTAAGTATGGAAAGCCAATTTTAGATCGTGCACTGCACTATACGATGCCATTAGATGATGCGTTACGTTGCAGTTTGATCTCTTTTGATTCAACATTAAGGTCTAATGTTTCTGTTGGATTGCCTTTAGACGCGTTGGTTTATCATAAAGATAGTTTTAAAATTCCTGAAGGGAAACGCATCCGAGAAGATGATCCTTACTTTACCCAAATTAGTAAACAGTGGTCTGATACCTTGCGCCGTGGACTTCAAGAGTTACCAAAGCCTACGACTGATTATGGTTTGTAA